The nucleotide window taagtatatgatggataagggtcgaaactttgttcttcatagtactcatatgaggtgggttgttcacgccatggttcctcataataagagtatgaaggtggtggctcatatgttgaatcttcaaagtatgagtatgaaggctcataccttggttcatcaaaatacgagtatgagggaggaggttcatacctttggtcttcataggatgtgtatgaagtcgatggctcgtacctgggctcctcataatggttgtatgaattggatggttgatatgaagtattatattgaaccgagtgtgcattacgacaattagtgcaataattacctctataatcatcctcatcataggtgtagttgtaatctcttgagtattgatccataggaatcactcaacagactacaactgagtctcgggaccagaaaacaaaaataagacggaaacagaagctgaacacggccccgtgttgggtgaacacggccccgtgtttagggactgtatctgggcgttttaattaaattagctGGTCAcgttgaacacgggggcgtgttgagtgaacacggccccgtggtcagactctgtatctgggtatctactctaaaatatgcagcacgggggcgtgttcagtgagcacggccccgtgttcaagctactgtaaatgcaaaaactaaactaaaatgcagaaaaatgcgcgcgttttgaaaaggttttgaaaaactgattaggccgtcgattttaagctttcttaaaatccttgtgtccccggcagcggcgccaaaaacttgatgtgcgtgaagtgtgttatatttttagatatatatttaagccctttttacacttttagccaagttttaaatttataaaacacgatattcactaacactaaacacacatatgggcaagtgcacccatcgtggacgtagtatagtgttggtaagataccgaggtcgtccaaggacacaagagcttttaataccggtttatcctcaacgtctaatcaaatcaaaaagttagaaaaatgttttaaactaagaaaaataaaaactaactaaatgctgaaaaataaaataaaaacagatagacaagatgaatcacttggatccgacaaatgtattagtataacctttgattattttcgcacttttgcacttgtttaagagattatcttagttattgtagtaggcccctttttcggaggtgacgttaccctcaacccagtagtttgagtcagcaaggatacaatcctaaagggttggattattgaaagataatgaattaagttattaatgcaaattatggtaggccccgcttttggcggcgacgttaccctcggctaagtagtctgagtcagcagggatacagtcctaaatagccgggttatagtattaatagtagttagcttatgagggggtcaaagagtttggatccccgccatccaatacctatgggcattgaaggagatcctactaaatttgacccaggtcccaagcaggacctctaaacgctgaacaagggcaagacccttaccaaaccgttcccttaacccccgaccaggtagccaacatacctccatatagaccgtggagatatgaatggtgaaaatcttttattttatatagacagtaaaataatgccaagacaccacggacaaacgataaggaaagatcaccttcaacataagtaactagttattaaagtcattaatacaaaaccaaataaaaagtgcaaaagattaaaaataaaaagtattatactaaacacttgtcttcaccaagtgatgtaagagacttaggcaaacatggccttgattgtcaagaactcttacgatcaatcttggatcccgagacgactcacacactctatgatggacaatggatgatggtggtggatgatggtgttatggtggtggtgggtggtggatgaagtgtgagagaggtggtgtgccaagggatgagagagaatgaagccaagctcctctatttataggctgaacagaacgctggacacggccccgtgttcgctgaacacggccccgtgcccgtctgacattctctctcttcattaattgtaattgcgaattacaattaatgcgcctgctgtactttcaacacgcccccgtgtccgctgagcacggccccgtggtgagcaatggaagcttctactggtttgtcttttctgctgcttcctgggcacgcccccgtgttcgctggacacggggcgtgttcaggctctgttctcttctctttgtcttgggaggtgccgttgagggtccgggcagttcacttttgttccttttcttgtatttatggtagatttagtagtctttttgcttcttttgtgattttgagctcatttcatcctgaaaatacaaaaggaagacaaaaacactctttttccaacattagtacttaaaaagggttagttttatgccttaaatgatgtgttttatatgttgcattttacacacatcatcaaTCGTTTATTATACTTTTTTTTCAATGATTTCATTAATTTTATGTAAAatcttttatatatttaatcaatTTTACATCTTAACTTGGTAAATCTTAGATGTGTTTTGTCGATTTTGTGTTACATCTTAACTTGGTAAATCTTAGAAGACCAAGTTGAGTCTGAAGTAGCGATTATAAAGGCCCGATGCAGTGCCGCTGAGGCCAGGAGGTTGGCTGCTACACGTGAACAAATCATATCTGCTCAATAAGATGCTGATGAGTGGAAACAAAAATATGATGTTGCTATGACATGCTAATGTTATAATATGTTTTTGTTTACGAAGGGTCACAAAGGTTGCCGACTTCTTTGCCGAAAGAGGAGCGGTTGCTGACCGAAGTTGTCGGTTGCGGTGACATGATGGTAGGGATGCTTTAGACGCCATCATCAGAGACAACTTCCTGTTACAAACAATAGGTATCTCCTATATGCTATCCTTTTCCTATAATTTAAGGGTAAATACGATTATGTAACTGCTACAAAGTTCCTCGAGTAAGCATGTAAAGGTTTATTTTCCAGGTATGAGAGCACATGAATTAGACCAGAATATCTCAAGATGTTCAAaggaaaattcaatttttttatgcaatgaaaaaccGATATGGAAGATCCGACAAGAGCTGGGAAGGGATTCTTGTAGGACATGGTCTGGATCATGACATGAAATGCTTGGGACTAGAGTACCTTCTTGTAAAAATAAGGCAAgtatctattattattattattattattattattattattattattattattattattattattattattattattattatcacctATTCGTGCGATTAACCTAAAATTTTATTAATAGTTTTACATGCTTCGTTATCATTGTATAGGGATACATCAAGATATCCAGTTGAGTGAGCTCATATTCTTATGGTGATCAAACTTCCTACGAGTTCCAACATCCGTGCCAAAATTTCCCACTGAGATCCAACATCCTTGCCAGGAAATGAATATAGGATGGTATTTATTGATAAATCATCAGTTCATAActttaagctattattttttaGTTACATAATTATTTCGAATGGCATATACTACCCATGGATATATCTTAATTATTACACATCCTATTTTGGTTATATTCTTGCTGGCATACTCATATATCAGGTACAGAGGAAGTGTCGAACTGAACGATTGAGAAAACTAAGCCGAGTCTGGTAAAGCGGGTTGCGTATGCTCATCGAGTTGTTGCTGAATCAGACAAAGATATTATTCAATATGgttcttaatattcattcatgatttcatgcttttaatTTATGAATAAAAATcctaatttctttttttttttctatcttTTAATTTCGTTTGATGTCTTTTGCTTCATTATAGGGATGCAAGGGTTATGTGGGATCAGAAAACTAGACGTTCACGTGGTTTTGAACAATGGGTGTTGGTGGTATCGTGAAGTTATGAAAAGAGGTTCCGAATACATCCATTCTCAGCAGCAATAATGTTCCCATTAAGAAACTGTGTGGTGTTGGTGTTGACAGAGCATTGCAAATGATAAACAAAAACAACTCACCCCTTATCAAGGTAGTCCTTTTGAACTTTCATTTTCTAACCTCGATTCTTCTTTGAATTTTGAACTACGAAAACCAACAAAGTTTCAAAACGACAACATATTTCTGGAAACATAATATCGATATTTGTAGTAATTTATTCTCTTCGCTCATTTAAGTTTTATAGGTCGTGCTTGCACGTAGCAGCGTAATTAGGACCTCCCCTGATATTGATCCTTTGACATGGTTGGCAACTTTACAGGTGCTCTTAAATTGGtcatttttttctttattttttaatccatttatttacttattatagGGTGGGTTGTAGGTTGTGAGTGAAAATGCTTATCAGTTCTGTCTTCGGCCTCCTGATGCACCTTCCTTTATAGGGAACACTGTAAGTGCAGCTACATTGcataaaacatatattcacaaTCCAAATAAGTAGTTGATGAAGTTGATATTTCTGATTTTCTGTGTTCCCTTAATCACTTACTTGATCCTTCATGATAGCCAGAGCAATTATTTCATCAAAACAGATTCGATATTTATAGCGAGGCAATGGCTGGAACCCGGGCCAGATGTGACTCAAAAGCCCTTGATCTGCAGATAGCCCTAGATTTACTTTATAGGTTATAGCTTGAATTGAGAGATATTTTTAACCATCTTTAATATTTGGATATATTGACTACAAGTTTGACAATCGATTTATGGCAGGTAACTTTACTGTTTACGGGTGCATTTGGTTCGCGGAATTAAGTGGCATTAGCCAGTCATGATCTTTTAATTTTCCAAATTTTGCTAACTCATCTATGTCCTAAATTTAGGTCATTGTTTGCTTGTAAACCGATACAAGTTGATGATTGCATATTGAAGTGTGGTATGCTTTAATGGAAATTTATGATCTTTTATTATCCCAATGTTATGTAGTCTGTGAATTGGCCCCGGATAATCTGCATCCTTCAATAAATTCTTTGTTTGGTGAGGACGTCGACAATGTTGTGGGGTTGATTTCAATGAAGCCGTGAGAATTTAAGCGAGACGGGTGATCATGTTAGTGTCTACTGTGAGAATTTAAGCGAAGTTGTAGATGAAGCCGTGAGATTAGTCGGCACTCATTTGGAATTTGACATCTCACAAACCGAACTATCGTAAGTCgctcattatttgttatattttatCCAAATTTAAAGGTGATAAAgattcttcttttttttttcttagatACGAGACGGGTGATCATGTTGGTGTCTACTGTGAGAATTTAAGCGAACTTGTAGATGAAGTCGTGAGATTAGTCGGCATACCACCCAACACTTATTTCTCAATCCATGCTGATAAAGAGGATGGAACGCCTATCACTGGCTCCACCTTGCCACCTCCATTCCCTCCATGCACTTTAAGAAACGCATTGGCGCGCTATGCAAATGTTTTAAGTTCTCCTAAAAAGGTTAATGTTGACATAAAACACACATGTTTACATATTGTAATATCAATTAATATATTATGTGTATATACCAGACTGCTTTGCTTGCTCTAGCTGCTCATGCTTCTGATCCCAATGAAGCAGCTGATCGACTAAAATTTCTCGCATCACCAGCGGGCAAGGACATGATTTCTTTCACTTATCTTCGTTAATAGTTAAcggtttttatgtttaataagttaattagttttttttattggTATTTTGTTGTTTAGGATGAATATGCTCAATGGATAGTTGTAAGCCAGAGAAGTCTTCTTGAGGTTATGGAGTCATTCCCGTCAGCGAAACCTCCACTTGGTCTTTTCTTCGTAGCTGTGGCCCCACGCTTGCAGCCTCGATACTACTCGATTTCTTCTTCTCCAAAGTAAGTAGTTTAAATACGTTTTATATTTTTGTAAACGAACCTGGTTTACTCATACTAATATTTGTTGATAGCATGTATACCCTTTAGTTTTCTTAAAAAGCTAAACTTGATGGATTATGATCAAAATTGAAAGCATCATCTGGATAAAAATGAAATTCTTAAAAACCACTGatatagtgtgtgtgtgtgtgtgtgtgtgtgttatctTTTAACGTTAGCAACCGATTTGTTTTTTACATTGTGATTTTAAAGACATAGTTAGAAACGCGTAGATAATTTACTTTCAAATTgatgttaattttttttgaacgacaaagaTTACATAAACACTCCTTCTAAATTACATTAATTCTACCCCATGCCAGGATTTGAACCCTGGTCTCTCTCCAAGAGGCACAAAGCCTCTACCACCCCACCAAAGTGGTGATGTTAATTTATTATCTTCTGTTATTATGtctaatatttgtatttattatAAATTATTAGTGAATTAGTTGCCTTTTTTTCGGAGACATTAAAGATATATTCAgtcttagtttaattatgttttcCACATATTCATGCCAAGAACCAAAAAGATACAAATCATAAATAGCTTAACAACTAATCTTTTTTGTATTAGGGACAATAGGATGATACATGGCTGCAAATAGGCCTGTTCACGAGCCGAGTGAGCCGTTAGGGCAAACTTGGGCTCGGCTTGGTTACTCTcgaatttaaaaagaaaatttataGCATTCAAAATTGAATAGTGTAAAAAACGTTCAATAGTTCAAAGGAGCacattcaaaataagttcaatgAACTAAAAAATAAGTTCAACTTAATACTGCAAATCAAcatgtttgttttttattttattttgcttTTCAGTTTGTGCATTGAAAATATGAAGGATTTTTTGGATGAATTCTCAAATTTTGGACTTCATTTGAATCAGATGAGAAGAAGCTCTCATTTGCATGGGTCAATAAGCTTCTTTAATTCTATGTTGATGGTTTTAAAATCGATATTCACAAAAATATCTTGAAGCTGATATGGTGGGTCATCTAGGGTGTCAATCACCCGTTTGGTTGATTAATCTTTACAATCTATCCTAGAGTTGTGGAGCTATAAACTATCTTTCATGTAATATTTTTCATTAATCCGGCTATAGGATATTTGTAAGTTTGGGGCAACCTGTGGAACAATAATAATGACTTTGAATTGGTCATTTAATCGTGTAGCAAGAACACAAATCAACAGATGATGTAACAATTATTGTGGCTATTCAAACACTAGAACAACGATCTTTATGGTCGGCACATTGTCATCCGATGCAACAGCCATAGCATGGAATTGGGTCATCCAGTCCATTGCAAAGTTTAAACAAGTAGATACATCTACTTTAGCTTATAATTGTGCTTGATTTTCTCACATTGTCATCCGATGCAACAGCCATAGCATGGAATTGGTTTTTAACACTTTGTTTATGGTTTCTGGTCTAGACTATTGAGCATTTGTTCACAGGTTGTCCCTTGGCGCCAGAGGTGTAGGACGCGATTACAAAATGGTGTGCAATCTGTGATGCTTCTTGCGAGTTGGGCTATTTGGAGAGTACATAATGATGTTGTATTAACCTGGATGAAGTAATGTGGAAATCCTTCAATTTTGATTGATTCTGTGTTTTCTGTTGGTTTTTCTTTTTaatgtatttgtttttttttttgctagcTCCTTGCTAGCTGTGGTGGAATGATGTGGCCTTTAAAAAAACACTTTGTTTATGATTAGGCACCAAAATAGAAAGTTGGTTTGTAACACTTTCTTTATACAGAGTCAACATGATGAGCTGGAGGCTAAGTATCTTGAAGAGAAAGCAACATTGGAAGCAAAATAGTTAAAGTTGTATAAGCTGTTGTATGCTAAGGTCTCCATAATCATTCTATCTTGCTTTGGATTTTGAATTTGTTAAAAACATTATAAGATTTTAATAAGCTTCAAGTTTATATATGATACCGTATGAATATTACACCATCCATTTTAGTGTCTACAGTTGTACCTTCCGATATCAAAGAGATAATAGATACAAATTTATATGTATCCCTTCATTATCATAATGAAGTTTAAACAAATTTATATTTACAATAGTTTATTTATTTGGTTACTAAGTTGTCTACATGCTCTTATTCACTCATAGAGATTTGAAATAGTTAACGGTCTACCAAAGTTGAAGGAGTATCCAATGATAATTTTGGGGATAAGGAAAACGAGTCAACACAAGCAACTTTTTTCCGATTATAATTTTccctttttattctatttttttttaatatttaagcTTGAATGCACTGGTGTCATATATAACATGAATAATCTTGCTACATGCTACATTGAtcctttattttttttcttttgatagAAGTTGGTTAGAGCAACTATGTTACAAAAGTCAATCATGCATCCATTTGTTGGAAATTATGAAGTATGTACTACTGAGTTTGAAGCTGAACCATATACATGGCAATATTTAATGTTTTCCCTTTGTTATTTCAATAATTAGCATTTTATTTATATATCACTTTGTTTGTATTTGGAAAATCGAGTCTTACTTTGATATGAGAATTAGTCTTTTCGTACATTTGAATTTTTGAGTTCTCCATTCGGAATAATAAttggttgttttatttttaataataatttcaGTTTTGTGTTTTGTTTGATTATAAAACATTGCATCATAGTTCTCATTTGTTTATATCTGGTTGGTTTTGCAGCTATTGGTGCTCCTCTGCCTCCTGTAGGTAAAATTTTACACAAAATGGGTCGATTCGTATAATGTGTTATCTAGAAAGTGGGTGGTAAAACGTAAAGTAGGTAGTTGAACGTGCCTGGTTGGTTGCGTAATGAATTAAATGAGTAACTTTTAGTACGGATACAAATGGGTCGAGTTGGGTGACCTGTCGAGAATATGActtcattttttattgttttataaaTAAATGATGAATAGATACTATTGTGAATAATAATTTTGTCATTAAAATTGAGGCTTAGGTACACATTGTTGATGACTTATCTCAACAACCATATATAATTGCATACAACAAATGGATCTCTGTGATGCATACGAAAAATGAGATTCATTTCAGAAACACCTTTAGTTGTATGGGATTGAACCTTTTTGCTTTAGTCGTTTACTATATCAATAAAAATTGtataatatatgtttttttaCATATTTTGTTAATTACGTTAAAATTTATCTCAACTATCATGAAAGAAACGTTCCGAACTAAAAATTTGTGGTAGAGAATGGAAAGAGAATACTTTAGAGGTTCAAAGTGTTATTTTGTTCGTTCCTTATTGAACCTTAAATATAATTTTAAGAAGTCATTTGGGAAGTTTCTTACGATTTGTTCGTTCCTTATTGAACCTTAAATATAAATTTAAGAAGTCATTTGGGAAGTTTCTTACGATTTAAATACACTTCGGACAACATTTGTCCCATTCAACCTATTTGTTTTTTAGCTAATATTTTGTTTTAccaatttgacatattatatatCGACTCATTTATTTATAAAGGGTCAAACTTTTCACATGTGATTTGGTTTGTTAATGGAATTTTGATTTCATTTTTATGAATTGATTTTTTAATTAATCATTTCTCTAACAAACCGGCCATCTATTAATTAATAATTCAATAATTCGAAAAGTATGTTTTGTAAAAGTCACTGAAATATTGGTCTAAATTAAAGGCTCCATCTAACGTTATGTTTGCAATCGACTTATTCGTATTTAAATAATTCAAAAtataaaaatcacatatttaTATTATTGCTAAGATATAGATGGTTTAACATTTTGAAAAAGTGGAATATTTGAGATAACTTTAAGCAAATATTTCAATGGATTAATTGATTCTATTAAATAGTAATCGCCATTTCAATCGATGGATATGGGCTAATTTGAATTTATGTTTCAAGCCCATTTTCATTTTACTTTTATAAATTAGGTTATTAATCTATATGTTATACTCAGTAATACATTTATATGTTTCATTCGTTCATACAATGCTTTATATTCCTTTAGAAATGCTACTCTTTCAGATTTTAACCAACCTAAATGCTATATCAATTCATCGATTCAAATGTGTATCCAGAGAATGGCGAGACGGGCTATCATCCTTTCATCTTGGTCTGAATCATTCTACATACGTAGAACGTAGAAATATATCTGGTAATATTTTGAAAATTATATGGTAATTGTTACGATTGATAAATTGCATTGTTTGAATATATTATTATATACGATTCACATTGAATCATTGTATAAATATCCtcacaaattttataaaaaaaaaacctttgtaATAAAATTGATAAAATATTAATATCCTTAAAATAGAGCGACCCGTGGGTaccacgggttataacctagttttgATATATAAAGTCAAGGTTCGAGAACTCATTAGTCGTTAGTCGGTCGGTGAGGTGAGGACTAGCGATTAATCAgatcgggttttttatatgtaatttcattatgtaggggaaggatgtatagaaaacccactttaatttagaaaacccgggaaactcaaagcttccgatgttttttttttttttttgaaaaaaattatacatgttatatacatgtttttaagggttttgggcaaaaaaaaaaaatcaaaaaagcgccgagtagatatttaaaaaataaaaaataaacaagttttggtgtaacatgtgttacattcatctgacatatttgtaacatgtgttacaccaaaacttgtttatttttttttaaaaatatctactcggcatttttttgattttttttgcccaaaacccttaaaaacatgtatataacatgtgtaaattttttttttaaaaaaaaaattcgggAGGTTAGAGTTTCCCAAGTTTTCTAAAtaaaagtgggttttctatagatacttacattatgtATACATATAAacatttttataggtaaatattttaagtagctaggttttaactcttactcaactcatttttttaagtatacaagaATAGTTGTTGGAATTCACATGGATTGGTTGGAAACTGGCCGGAATTTAGAAgttttggccggaatatacaggttttttgccggaatttggccggaatcGCCGATTTTTGGCCGGccgactaggtccgactaggccgactagcgattaattgaCTGATTAATGAAAAAAATTACTCGGTTATTGgtcgactagcgattaatcgcgatttttacaacactgtaTAAAGTCGATGTGATATTTTCAAGAAAACAATGATTTGGGCGTTTTAGTTATAACGTGTAGAAAAGATTGTTTTATGGTGACCCTGCTAAAAAATTCGGGTTTCACCAGTTTCTATAGTTCAATAAAAATTGACTTTTAACTAAAACCAAACAATGTTTTTGTTTACTATTTTAACTAAAACCAAACAAATGGAAAAAGTGTTTTTGTTTACTATTTTAACTAAAACCAAACAAAtggaaaaaaaatgtttttgtttACTAGCTAGAAATTGTTAGGTTTTTTAGTTTCTCAATGTTCAATTCGGCTTGATTCAAAAAAGATAAGTTTCGTGTGTGTGTTTTAACACTAAAACCAAATCAAATCAAACCATAAATTTTGATTTCTAAAATTAGATACCCCTAATCCTCCGTACATACTTTTTTTTCTTACTTAAGGAGGTCTCACATACATTAATCTTACAACAAATTAAACCGAAAATCGATAACATAATAACTAATTATTTCAATGCAATCTTAATTTATGGCACAACATTTGTCAATTCACTTTATTCTATATCATGTGAgaataaggggctgtttggtagcctctgaatagTCATTAAGAGACTACATCTTAATGGaaacattaagaattttaccaatgagaaggtagaagaatgtgacatgtgatgatttatcattcagaggttacctcttaaccattcagacttgatgttacctcttattcattcagaggttttaaaccattaagatgtaacatctgaatggttattaAAAGGCTACCAAACGGCCTCTAAGATTTTATCATGTAAGATTATTAATTCCCAATAAATAGCCTTTTCTCTTATGACACCATGATCTTGTCGGGTACTATAAAAAATTATGTCTAGTTATAATTTTTAAGTTAACAACTTTATATGAAAGTTATACCATGAAAAAAAAGACTTAAAATGCTAGGTGCCGTCTAAAGGTGGCTTGCCTAAGTTGTTGGAGTCTTTTTATGataatataaaaattatgaaATCGAATTGAAGTTTTCTGAAGTGAACTATTAGTATACGGCAAGGAACTGGCAGTAATTATGTTTATTCATATTCGGATGAGGTTATTCATTTTTGTTTCCTGTCGTGATCTATGTGTATTCATTTAGCATGTGGATATGAATGAAAGTCAAAGGATAACAAGATTTTGGCAAAACTGATAGGGTGTTGGTAGATGCATTATTATTTTATTGGGATGTGAATGAAGGGTTTAACCAAATTTTTAAGGGGTGTGGTGCGTGTTTATGTACACATATTATTTACATTAATTTTAGACACACACACGTaggttttaatatttataaaaatggtttataccataacattaaaacacacacaacaaagggcatgtgtatcccgtcatatatgtagcaaAGTATTGAtaagagccagatatcgatccaAGGAACACGGGCGTTATTAagtactaaatctttgtcattagatTACCAGATAAAAGGATAAGTGAATGATTGTTTAACTAAATTATCTAAAACTATATTTAACACATAATATCTTGTTCcacaaacaacctaaacatgttatctagatatgtcacaaaagcacttaatcaattttccaatttcgagACAGCTAGTTACTGGGTCTGGATTTCTAGCATTAtgatcattcggaaagttaacgcgatggtcacacgttaaccacctaaaatcattcattagcgagctattgatattTATTTATGCGAACCTTTAAAGGTAGGTTTTACCGGGTCTGGATtcctaacctcacttatcaaagaaagcaataccgatggtcacaatacagccacgaggataagcaataaagtagatcatataacaaactatttcacctttacaagtcttgaacacaaatctaccatgtcagcaatttcagaccaaaagtactaaacaaggatcataaacTGCGTTCAAGAACATgtaatcaacaccatataattcgttagaacccttacgtgcaagaaaACATTTgtaatcaaaataagatatatcttgtataaaaccaataccctggtccggtttcatggtgtaaacaaagtctacaaacaagtgattaatcaagaaatagttaccatcccactaaccacagattcattatccaagataatcaaacataattaggaactcaacatcaatgaaacattcattatataatcatgaagattcaacATGAAAAAGTACTAAAGATTCATATAAacaagattacaacataaagattattcaagaaacaagttcaTTAGTACTATTACATAACTAACATCAGCTCAATACTTGAATAATGATCAGAATACATGTAcaagaacaaggaatcgaatcacaaacaagcaaggaattgatgggttggatcggttatgcttccACTCGATCTTGAGGCTTCAAATGGGTCTGATCAGGACTGCTTCGGAACCCAGAAATCGTCCAAaaacatggagaaaaacccaACATTGAAACCAGTAGCGAATGCTGCTATTTATAGGAAAATTTTAGTTTGGCACGGCCGTGCCATTGGGTGGCACGGTCGTGCAGCAGCTCTTGTCGGGTGACGTCATTTCTCCGATTTGGGGTCAGAcaagtggactagtggacaaCTTGTCTCGGTCACCAGATTGGCACGGTCATGCCATTGGATGCACGGTAGGGCGATGTCATCAGAAGTTTGATCAGAAAACTTGGTCTAGCTGGTGCACGGTCAT belongs to Helianthus annuus cultivar XRQ/B chromosome 5, HanXRQr2.0-SUNRISE, whole genome shotgun sequence and includes:
- the LOC110943174 gene encoding NADPH--cytochrome P450 reductase-like encodes the protein MAGTRARCDSKALDLQIALDLLYSRENLSETGDHVSVYCENLSEVVDEAVRLVGTHLEFDISQTELSYETGDHVGVYCENLSELVDEVVRLVGIPPNTYFSIHADKEDGTPITGSTLPPPFPPCTLRNALARYANVLSSPKKTALLALAAHASDPNEAADRLKFLASPAG